In Bosea sp. PAMC 26642, the DNA window ACTTGTCACCGTGATTTCGCCGGGCTCGATGGCGATTGGAGCCGCCCCCGCAGCCATCCGGAAGGCGCGCATGTCGCCGGCGTTGCGGTTGGGCGCTTCGGCCTCAGCCTCGACGATCGAGACGAGGTCGCCGACCTTGACCCCAAGCGCCCTGGCATGGAGTTCGGCCCGCCCGCGGGCGGCTTCCGCCGCTTTCTGTCGCGCGGCGTCCTTTGCCTTGCTCTCGTCGGCGAGCCCGAAGCTGATGCCAGACATCTCGTTGGCGCCAGCCTTTGCGAGCGCGTCGATGACGGGGCCCGCCTTGGCGAGATCGCGGATGGTCACGGTCAGGCCGGTGCGGGCCTCGTAGCCGTCGATCGTCGCCGCGCGCGGGGGCTTGGGACCGGGCGCCGGGGCTTGCGTCATGCGCGGCGTCAGCGAGACCTGCGAGGTCATGATGTCGGCAGGCGCGATGCCCGCCGCCTTGACCGTTTCGACCAGCCGGGCGAGCGCCGGCGTGTTCTGTCCGAGCGCTTCGGCGGCGGTCTTGCCTTCGCTGACGATGCCGGCCTGTAGCACGGCGAGATCGGGCCTGAGCCGGACTTCGCCCTCGGTGCGGATGACGATGCCTTCGGCCGGAGCGGCATCTCGGCTTTGGGCCTCCGCATGGCCCGAGATGGCCAGCAGGGCCGCAAACAGGATCGACTTCTTGATGATTGCCACCGACCGGCTCCATTTTCGATCGCGCCAACGGCACGACCGGTCTGAGATAAGGGCGGCGGTTATTGTCATCCAATGTGTTTGGCGTGGGGCAAACCGGACGAAACAGTTGCCCGATCGTCCGGTTATGCCATCCCGCCCAGGATCTCCGCCACCTGCGGGATGTCCTTGTCGCCGCGCCCACAGAGATTCATTACCATCAGGTGGTCCCTGGGCAATTTCGGCGCGAGTTCGATCACCTTCGCCAAAGCGTGGGCCGGCTCCAGTGCTGGGATGATGCCCTCGAGCTTGGCGCAAAGCTGGAAGGCGTCCAGCGCCTCCTGATCGGTCGCCGAGATGTAGCTGACGCGGCCGGAATCGTGCAGCCAGGCGTGTTCGGGGCCGATACCGGGATAGTCGAGCCCGGCCGAGATCGAATGCGCGTCCTTGATCTGCCCGTCATCGTCCATCAGCAGATAGGTGCGGTTGCCGTGCAGGACGCCGGGCCGTCCGCCGGTGAGCGAGGCCGCGTGCTGTGCGGTCGAAAGCCCGTGGCCTGCCGCCTCGACGCCCCACATTTTTACGTTCGGATCGTCGAGGAAGGGGTGGAACAGGCCGATCGCATTCGACCCGCCGCCGATGGCGGCGATCAGCGAATCGGGCAGACGGCCTTCGGCCTCCTGCATCTGCTCGCGGGTCTCGTTGCCGATCACCGACTGGAAATCGCGCACCATCGCCGGATAGGGATGGGGGCCCGCCGCGGTACCGATGCAGTAGAAGGTGGTCGCGACATTTGTGACCCAGTCGCGCAGGGCCTCGTTCATCGCGTCCTTCAGCGTCTTGGTGCCCGACTGCACGGGCACGACCTGTGCGCCGAGCATCTTCATGCGGAAGACGTTGGGCGCCTGCCGGGCGACGTCGACCGCGCCCATATAGACGATGCATTCCAGCCCGAAGCGGGCGCAGAGCGTCGCGGTCGCGACACCGTGCTGGCCGGCGCCGGTCTCGGCGATGATGCGCTTCTTGCCCATGCGCCGCGCCAGCAGGATCTGGCCGAGCACGTTGTTCACCTTGTGCGCGCCGGTGTGATTCAGTTCGTCGCGCTTGAAGTAGATTTTGGCGCCGCCGAGATGTTCTGTGATGCGCTCGGCGTAGTACAGCGGCGAGGGCCGGCCGACATAGTGCTTCAGGTAGCTCGCCATGTCGCTCTGGAAGCCGGGATCGACCTTGGCCGCCGCATAGGCCTCCTCCAGCGACAGCACGAGCGGCATCAGCGTCTCGGCGACGAAGCGGCCGCCGAAGATGCCGAAGCGGCCGTTCTCGTCGGGGCCGGAGCGGTAGGTGTTGGGGTTCTGGGGCGCGTTCATGTCCGGCCTGCCTCTTCGTTCGAACTCTGCGCGGCGCGCGCCGCCACGACGAAATCCCTGATCCGCCCGGCATCCTTGACGCCCGGAGCGCTCTCGACGCCCGACGAGACGTCGACGCCGGCCGGCTTTGCGATGCGGATCGCCTCGGCCACATTCGCGGGATCGAGCCCGCCCGATAGCATGAAGCGCAAAGCGGGGTCGAGGCCGGCGAGCAGCGTCCAGTCGAAGGTCCTGCCATGGCCGCCCGGGTAAGCCGCGTCCTTCGGCGGCTTGGCGTCGAGCAGGATCAGGTCGGCGCTCCCACGATAGGTTTCGATCGCCGCGAGGTCCTCGCGGCCGGCAATGCCGAGCGCCTTCATCACCGGCAGGCCCGTCGCGGCCTTGATGGCGCGGACCTGCTCCGGCGTCTCGCGGCCGTGCAACTGAAGCCAATCCGGCTTCAGCGTCTCGGCCAGCGCCACCGCCTCCTTCTCGTCCCAATCGACGATGAGCGCGACGATCTGCGTCCTGCCGCGGGCGATGGCGGCGAGTTCGCGGGCGCGCTCGAGCGCAACATAGCGTGGGCTCTTCGGGTGGAAGTTGAGGCCGATCATCTCGGCGCCTGCCTCCAGCGCGGCCGTCAGGGTCTGCGGAGTCGAGAGACCGCAGATCTTCACCAGGAATCCGGTTTCAACATCGTTCATGCGCCCGCCATAGCATGATCGTGCACGCCGCCGCACTTGCGACATGATGGCCGTCGAAGCCATGCTGTGGTCGAGGCGACGACGGAACGGTCAGGATCGTTGGGGATGGGGCGGCGCGGTTTCACGGCTATGGCGGGGCTGCTGGCGATTTTTGGCGTGACGGCGGCGGTCTTCTACTTCGCCAGTCAGCCGAAGACCCTGCGGCTCGCCGTTGGGCCGCTCGGCTCGGAAGACGCCCGCATGGCGACCGGCTTCGTGCAGGGGCTCAATCGCGAGAAATCGTCGATCCGCATCCGGCTGCTGCTGACCGAGGGCTCGGAGGAGAGCGCCAAGCGCCTCGACGATGGCCAGGCCGATCTCGCAATCGTGCGCCCTGACATCGCACTGCCGGCACAAGGCGATACAGCGCTGATCACCAGGCGCACCTTTCCGTTCATTATCACGACGAAGGAGACGGCGATCGGACGCATCGCCGATCTGCGCGGCCGCAAGATCGGCGTTTCGCGCAATCCGGCCGGCAATATCATGCTGCTGCAGCGCGTCTTGGCGCAGTACGAGGTCAGGCCCGACGAGGTCGAAATCGTCGGCGTGACGCAGGACGAGATCGTGCCTTTCGCGAAGGAAGGCCGCATCGACGCCTTCTTCTCGGTCAACGCCGTCGGCTCGCTGACCAACAACGAGGGCCTCAACCGTCTTCGGTCTGCCTGGGGCGAGGACCCCGTGCTGATCCCCATCCGCGAGGCCGAGGCGATCAAGGCCCGCTACCGTGCGATCGAGACCGGCGAGATCGTGCGCGGCGCGCTGGGCGGCGACCCGCCCCGCCCCCTGGAGAACCTGCCGACGATCTCGGTGACCTCGCGGCTGATGGCGTCCCAGAACCTCGACGACAATCTGGTCGGTCTCGTCGTCAAGGAGGTGCTCGGCCTACGCCTCACGCTTGCCGCCGAACTGCCGTCGATCCAGGGCCTGGAGACACCTTCCACCGACAAGGATGCGCCGTTGACGGTCCATTCCGGCGCAGCTGCCTTCATCGACGGCGAGCAGGAGACCTTCTTCGAGCGCTACGGCGACTGGTTCTATCTTGGCGTGATGGGGCTTTCGATGCTGGGCACCGGCGCCGCCGGCTTGCTGGGGCAGGAAAGCGCGGCCCGCCGGCGGCGGGCGATGTCGGGGCTCGACGAATTGCTGGCGCTGCTACCTGGAATCCGCAGCTGTTCCGACGAGATCGAACTGGCGCGGCTCGACCGCGAGGCCGACACGATCTTGACGAGGGTTCTCAGCGATTTCGCCAAGGGCGATCTCGACGGCTCGGGGCTCGCGGCATACCGGCTTGTGATGGACCAGGTCGGCCGGGCCGTGGCGGAGCGGCGCCGCTTGCTGCTGGAGGTCTAGCTCAAGCCCGTCGGTTGCGTGAGGCAATCTCAGCGGGTATGCCGCGACACGGACGCCGCAGGATCGATGCGCGCGACAGGGCCGGTGGTCAGGAGACGGGCTTGGCTCGGCATCACACCTTCTTCGACCGCTTGTTCGATCTCAAGCCCAAGGCCTTCGCACTCAGCGAGGCCGTGCTCGGCCATTATCCCAGGACGAGGCTGCTCTCGGGCTTCTTCCCGGATTTCGGTTGGCCTGATGCAAGCCGCGTGCGCGTGTTCGAGGATCGGCGCTGGCGGCACGCGCTCAACGGTCCTGCCTATGACGCCGTCCGGCCGCTGGTCTGCGACCGCAATGTGGATGTGCTGAACCCGCTGGACACGGCCTGCGAGGCCGGTTTCTCTCGGACCATGATCGTCGAGATCGCCGGCGTCGTCGTCCCAGGGCATACGCTGACCGCCGTCGACGCAGCCTCCGGCAGCCAGATTTCTCTGGGCCAGCAGGGCAAGGCGCGCTGGTCCTTCGCCTATCCCGGCCCCATCGCCCTGAAGCGGATCGCCGTGGGCCAGCCTTGTCTAGCGATCCCGCCGATCCGGCATTACGGGCATCTGATGACGGATGTGCTGATGCCGATCTGCGAGGCGATCCGGATCGGCGCGATCACCGATCGGGAAGAACTCGTGGTCTTCACCGGCGACCATCCGCCGCTGGTCTCGTCCTTCATCGACGGCATGAGGGCCACGGGCCTTCGCGTCAGGCGGATGCCGCTGGCGCCGACGGAGCATGTCGTCACCGACCGCTATCTCTATGCGCGCAGCCATTCCCCGAACATCGAGCAGATCTTCGGCGTGCCCGAGGCCTGCGCCACTGCGCTTTCGCTGTTTCAGGCCGCCTATCGCAGCAAGCCGGCCACGGCTGCCTCGCGACGCGTCTATCTCAAGCGAAAAGGCCATCGCCAGCGTGTCGTCGCTGGCGAGGATGCGTTGGTCGCGCGGCTCGAGCAGGCGGGGTTTTCGGTGCTGGAACCGGACTGGACCAACCATGCCGACCAGATTTCGGCCTGCGCAGGCGCCGACGTTATCGCTGCGGTTCATGGCGCGGCACTGGCCAATGTCCTGTTCTGCAAGCCCGGCGCGACCGTGATCGAGCTGATGGCGACGGATGGCCGCAAATCGACCGGACTGCACTGGTCGGCGGCGGTAGGCGCGCGCTATGTGCCGGTCTTCGGTGGCAAGGAGGGCAGCAGGCAGTCCTTCGCGATCGATCCCGAGGAGACCGCGCGCGCGATTATCGCAGCGGCGGACGGGCTTCAGCCGCGATGAGTTACCGTCGATGACGATGAAGCGGTTCTATCTGCCGGCGGGCGCTCCGCTGCGTGATATCGTTTGCATGGCGGCCTTCCTGAGCCTGCTCGTCTTCGCCTATTTCATCGGCAAGAACACCTCGGCCAAGCTGATGATCGCCGCGCTGGTCGTCATCGTCGCGACGGATGCGACCTTGCTGCGCGATCGCCTGCCGCGCGCGGTCGCTGCGGGCCTGTTCGGCCTTGCCGCCTTTGCGGCCTGGTCGATGCTGGGCCTGATCGCCAATGGCACCGCATGGGGCCGCGCCGGCGAGGTCGTCGCGAGCTTCCTGCTGCTGGGGATCGTCATTCTGGCAGGACGACGCCTGATCGCCTGTTGCGGACTGCGCATGATCTGCCTCTCGATCATCGCCGTCGCCTCCCTGAGCGCGCTGGCGTCGATCGGGCTACACCTTCTGGAGGGGCAGGGGTGGACAGGCCGGCTGACACCGCTCGGACGTCCGGGCAACGCCATTCCCGGCGCCGGCGGGCTGTGCCTCGCATTGATCGCGGCAGCGACAGTGCTGCGCGGCCTCTGGCATCTCTCGCCGGGCCGGCGGTCACTGCTGCTAGCAGCTTTGGTTCCGATTGTGACGGCCGTGGTCATGACCCAGAGCCGGGGACCGATGATCGCGGTGGCTGTCGCGCTTGTCGCGATGCTGGCGCCATGGCGGCTGTCGGCCGGCCGGCTCGCGATCCTGGCACTGGTGAATTGGGCGCTGGTGACGGGGTTGATCTTTGCCGATCCCTATCTGCGCTCTCTGTTGTGTATCGACGAGATCAATTTCTGCCGGCCGTCGGCGCGGCTGCAGATCTGGGGCTGGGTCGCCGACCATGTCGTCCGTAACCCGATCTTCGGCCTGACGCCGGTCTACCGCTTCGACGATTCGACCTTCAACCATCCCCATAACGGGCTGCTGGGAACGATGATGTTCTTCGGCATCCCCGGACTGGCGCTGTTTCTTGCGCTGGCGCTGATCTACAGCCGCCATCTCGCCAGCCGCAGCGCCGAGATCGGCATTTTTGCTTCCGGTGCGGTGATCTTCAGCTTCGGCTATATGGGATCGGACCTCTCGAACCCCTTCGCCTTCGCCAACATGCACTATCTGTTTCTCTGGCTGCCGCTCGCCTTCGGCCTCGCGGCGCCGGCGGAAAACGCCGCACCGGCCGCTTACTCCGCTGCCCGTTAAGGCAATGCGCGAGGCGGGATGCGCAAATTCCGCCTATGCCGTTGCCCAAACGGCCTCCAGCGTTTATGTGCAGCGCAGCGAATTCCAGATTCCTCGTGAACGGGCTGCGCCGGCAGGGCTTTGATCCTCGCCGGCTTGTGGCCATGACAAAGGCCCTTACCCGCATGTCCATGCGCAATATCGCCATCATCGCCCACGTCGACCACGGCAAGACCACGCTGGTCGACAAGCTCCTTCAGCAGTCGGGCACCTACCGCGACAACCAGCGCGTGATCGAGCGCGTGATGGACTCCAACGAGCTGGAGAAGGAGCGTGGCATCACCATCCTGGCCAAGGCGACCTCGGTCGTCTGGAAGGATGTTCGCATCAACATCGTCGACACCCCCGGCCACGCCGATTTCGGCGGCGAGGTCGAGCGCATCCTGAACATGGTCGACTCGGCCATCGTGCTGGTCGATGCGGCCGAGGGCCCGATGCCGCAGACCAAGTTCGTGGTCTCCAAGGCGCTGAAGCTCGGCCTCAGGC includes these proteins:
- a CDS encoding glycosyltransferase family 61 protein encodes the protein MARHHTFFDRLFDLKPKAFALSEAVLGHYPRTRLLSGFFPDFGWPDASRVRVFEDRRWRHALNGPAYDAVRPLVCDRNVDVLNPLDTACEAGFSRTMIVEIAGVVVPGHTLTAVDAASGSQISLGQQGKARWSFAYPGPIALKRIAVGQPCLAIPPIRHYGHLMTDVLMPICEAIRIGAITDREELVVFTGDHPPLVSSFIDGMRATGLRVRRMPLAPTEHVVTDRYLYARSHSPNIEQIFGVPEACATALSLFQAAYRSKPATAASRRVYLKRKGHRQRVVAGEDALVARLEQAGFSVLEPDWTNHADQISACAGADVIAAVHGAALANVLFCKPGATVIELMATDGRKSTGLHWSAAVGARYVPVFGGKEGSRQSFAIDPEETARAIIAAADGLQPR
- a CDS encoding SIMPL domain-containing protein, which gives rise to MAIIKKSILFAALLAISGHAEAQSRDAAPAEGIVIRTEGEVRLRPDLAVLQAGIVSEGKTAAEALGQNTPALARLVETVKAAGIAPADIMTSQVSLTPRMTQAPAPGPKPPRAATIDGYEARTGLTVTIRDLAKAGPVIDALAKAGANEMSGISFGLADESKAKDAARQKAAEAARGRAELHARALGVKVGDLVSIVEAEAEAPNRNAGDMRAFRMAAGAAPIAIEPGEITVTSSLRTVWRIEK
- a CDS encoding phosphoribosylanthranilate isomerase, yielding MNDVETGFLVKICGLSTPQTLTAALEAGAEMIGLNFHPKSPRYVALERARELAAIARGRTQIVALIVDWDEKEAVALAETLKPDWLQLHGRETPEQVRAIKAATGLPVMKALGIAGREDLAAIETYRGSADLILLDAKPPKDAAYPGGHGRTFDWTLLAGLDPALRFMLSGGLDPANVAEAIRIAKPAGVDVSSGVESAPGVKDAGRIRDFVVAARAAQSSNEEAGRT
- a CDS encoding O-antigen ligase family protein, with the translated sequence MTMKRFYLPAGAPLRDIVCMAAFLSLLVFAYFIGKNTSAKLMIAALVVIVATDATLLRDRLPRAVAAGLFGLAAFAAWSMLGLIANGTAWGRAGEVVASFLLLGIVILAGRRLIACCGLRMICLSIIAVASLSALASIGLHLLEGQGWTGRLTPLGRPGNAIPGAGGLCLALIAAATVLRGLWHLSPGRRSLLLAALVPIVTAVVMTQSRGPMIAVAVALVAMLAPWRLSAGRLAILALVNWALVTGLIFADPYLRSLLCIDEINFCRPSARLQIWGWVADHVVRNPIFGLTPVYRFDDSTFNHPHNGLLGTMMFFGIPGLALFLALALIYSRHLASRSAEIGIFASGAVIFSFGYMGSDLSNPFAFANMHYLFLWLPLAFGLAAPAENAAPAAYSAAR
- the trpB gene encoding tryptophan synthase subunit beta, with amino-acid sequence MNAPQNPNTYRSGPDENGRFGIFGGRFVAETLMPLVLSLEEAYAAAKVDPGFQSDMASYLKHYVGRPSPLYYAERITEHLGGAKIYFKRDELNHTGAHKVNNVLGQILLARRMGKKRIIAETGAGQHGVATATLCARFGLECIVYMGAVDVARQAPNVFRMKMLGAQVVPVQSGTKTLKDAMNEALRDWVTNVATTFYCIGTAAGPHPYPAMVRDFQSVIGNETREQMQEAEGRLPDSLIAAIGGGSNAIGLFHPFLDDPNVKMWGVEAAGHGLSTAQHAASLTGGRPGVLHGNRTYLLMDDDGQIKDAHSISAGLDYPGIGPEHAWLHDSGRVSYISATDQEALDAFQLCAKLEGIIPALEPAHALAKVIELAPKLPRDHLMVMNLCGRGDKDIPQVAEILGGMA
- a CDS encoding TAXI family TRAP transporter solute-binding subunit — protein: MGRRGFTAMAGLLAIFGVTAAVFYFASQPKTLRLAVGPLGSEDARMATGFVQGLNREKSSIRIRLLLTEGSEESAKRLDDGQADLAIVRPDIALPAQGDTALITRRTFPFIITTKETAIGRIADLRGRKIGVSRNPAGNIMLLQRVLAQYEVRPDEVEIVGVTQDEIVPFAKEGRIDAFFSVNAVGSLTNNEGLNRLRSAWGEDPVLIPIREAEAIKARYRAIETGEIVRGALGGDPPRPLENLPTISVTSRLMASQNLDDNLVGLVVKEVLGLRLTLAAELPSIQGLETPSTDKDAPLTVHSGAAAFIDGEQETFFERYGDWFYLGVMGLSMLGTGAAGLLGQESAARRRRAMSGLDELLALLPGIRSCSDEIELARLDREADTILTRVLSDFAKGDLDGSGLAAYRLVMDQVGRAVAERRRLLLEV